From Cellulomonas dongxiuzhuiae, the proteins below share one genomic window:
- the purN gene encoding phosphoribosylglycinamide formyltransferase codes for MTSSAQPGPVPPAHAVARSHRLVVLVSGGGSNLAALLDAHVDPAYGARVVGVVSDRPGVAALDRAREAGVPTAVVALRDFPDRATWDRALTEAVGVFSPDTVVAAGFMKLVGAAFLDRFGGRTVNTHPALLPSFPGAHGVRDALAYGVKVSGCSVIVVDEGVDAGPIIAQEAVPVADDDSEETLHERIKVVERRLLVDVVGRIAREGLSVEGRRARLG; via the coding sequence GTGACGTCCTCCGCGCAGCCCGGTCCGGTCCCGCCCGCCCACGCCGTGGCCCGCAGCCACCGCCTGGTCGTGCTCGTCTCCGGTGGCGGGTCGAACCTCGCGGCCCTGCTCGACGCGCACGTCGACCCGGCGTACGGCGCGCGCGTCGTCGGCGTGGTGTCGGACCGGCCGGGCGTCGCGGCGCTCGACCGCGCCCGCGAGGCCGGTGTCCCCACCGCCGTCGTGGCGCTGCGGGACTTCCCGGACCGCGCGACGTGGGACCGCGCGCTCACCGAGGCGGTCGGGGTCTTCTCGCCCGACACGGTCGTCGCCGCCGGGTTCATGAAGCTGGTGGGTGCGGCGTTCCTCGACCGGTTCGGCGGCCGGACCGTCAACACGCACCCCGCGCTGCTGCCGTCGTTCCCGGGTGCGCACGGCGTGCGCGACGCGCTCGCCTACGGCGTCAAGGTCAGCGGGTGCTCGGTGATCGTCGTCGACGAGGGGGTCGACGCGGGGCCGATCATCGCGCAGGAGGCCGTGCCGGTCGCGGACGACGACTCGGAGGAGACGCTGCACGAGCGCATCAAGGTCGTCGAGCGGCGGCTGCTCGTCGACGTCGTCGGGCGGATCGCGCGTGAGGGCCTGAGCGTCGAGGGCCGCCGCGCGCGCCTGGGCTGA
- a CDS encoding cell division protein PerM: protein MPTSTGPVPLAGRARRVLQDDPQPTFFASAIDGAPRWTVGLLTAVQAAALSLLTLAVPAVAVFVATSSDPANTDVAWTRAVVVAANLWLLAHGVPAALGGAVVSVVPLGLTLLAVFTCYASARRSGHATRSGAVASIGGYALLTGLVALVVGAGLQGTLRAVVGGLVVSGLGVGAGLLRRPEAPSWSRVVAPVRDRLPAPVVLGLRGGLLVVVTLLAVAALLTTLWVLAGHATVVDVARRLSLDAVGGVVLAIAELAFVPNLVVWALAWIAGPGFAVGAGTRFAPAEVVAGPMPAVPLLGALPGAHGGIVLVAPLLLVGVGVLAGLAVRRWLAPVRARDVVVAVGVLAVTAGVVVGLLVAAAGGAAGPGRMAHVGASPLWVGLLVAAGCGLGAAGATVPFDPAVRDALRARRARRRAGAPRVAADVPAADGPAAP, encoded by the coding sequence GTGCCCACGTCGACCGGTCCCGTCCCCCTCGCGGGGCGCGCGCGTCGCGTCCTGCAGGACGACCCGCAGCCGACGTTCTTCGCGTCGGCCATCGACGGTGCCCCGCGCTGGACGGTGGGGCTGCTGACGGCCGTGCAGGCCGCTGCGCTGTCGCTGCTGACGCTCGCGGTGCCGGCCGTCGCGGTGTTCGTCGCGACGTCGTCCGACCCCGCCAACACCGACGTCGCGTGGACGCGGGCCGTCGTGGTGGCGGCCAACCTGTGGCTGCTCGCCCACGGCGTGCCGGCGGCGCTCGGCGGTGCGGTCGTCTCCGTCGTCCCGCTCGGCCTCACCCTGCTCGCGGTGTTCACCTGCTACGCGTCGGCCCGCCGGTCCGGGCACGCGACGCGCAGCGGTGCGGTGGCGTCGATCGGCGGCTACGCGCTGCTCACCGGGCTCGTCGCACTGGTCGTCGGCGCAGGGCTCCAGGGGACCCTGCGCGCCGTCGTCGGTGGACTGGTCGTGAGCGGGCTCGGCGTCGGTGCCGGGCTCCTGCGCCGTCCCGAGGCGCCCTCGTGGTCGCGCGTGGTCGCGCCCGTGCGCGACCGGCTCCCGGCGCCCGTGGTGCTCGGCCTGCGCGGCGGCCTCCTGGTGGTCGTGACGCTCCTGGCCGTCGCCGCGCTCCTGACGACGCTGTGGGTCCTGGCGGGTCACGCGACGGTCGTCGACGTGGCGCGCCGCCTGTCGCTCGACGCGGTCGGCGGCGTGGTGCTCGCGATCGCGGAGCTCGCGTTCGTCCCCAACCTCGTCGTGTGGGCGCTCGCGTGGATCGCCGGCCCCGGGTTCGCGGTCGGTGCGGGGACGCGCTTCGCACCCGCCGAGGTCGTCGCCGGCCCGATGCCGGCGGTGCCGCTGCTCGGGGCGCTGCCCGGCGCGCACGGCGGCATCGTGCTCGTCGCACCGCTGCTGCTCGTCGGCGTCGGCGTGCTGGCGGGCCTCGCCGTGCGGCGGTGGCTCGCGCCGGTGCGGGCACGGGACGTCGTGGTCGCCGTGGGGGTGCTCGCCGTCACCGCCGGCGTGGTGGTGGGGCTGCTCGTCGCCGCCGCGGGCGGTGCCGCGGGACCGGGTCGCATGGCGCACGTGGGAGCGAGCCCGCTCTGGGTCGGGCTGCTGGTCGCCGCCGGCTGCGGGCTGGGCGCGGCCGGCGCGACGGTGCCGTTCGACCCGGCTGTCCGCGACGCGCTGCGCGCCCGGCGCGCGCGGCGTCGTGCCGGGGCGCCGCGCGTCGCCGCGGACGTGCCTGCGGCGGACGGGCCCGCCGCACCCTGA
- the sucD gene encoding succinate--CoA ligase subunit alpha — translation MAIFLTEASKVIVQGMTGSEGQKHTNRMLASGTNVVGGVNPRKAGTTVSFGDVDVPVFGSVAEAIEKTGADVSVIFVPPAHTKGAVIEAVDAGIPLAVIITEGVPVADTAEFFSYAQEKGVRLIGPNCPGLISPGKSNVGIIPADITGPGKVGLVSKSGTLTYQMMYELRDFGFSTAIGIGGDPIIGTTHIDALAAFEQDPDTEVIVMIGEIGGDAEERAAAYIAEHVTKPVVGYVAGFTAPEGKTMGHAGAIVSGSSGTAQAKKEALEAAGVKVGKTPSETAQLARDILSA, via the coding sequence ATGGCGATCTTCCTGACCGAGGCCTCCAAGGTCATCGTCCAGGGCATGACGGGTTCCGAGGGCCAGAAGCACACGAACCGCATGCTCGCGTCCGGCACCAACGTGGTCGGGGGCGTGAACCCCCGCAAGGCCGGCACGACCGTCTCCTTCGGTGACGTCGACGTCCCCGTCTTCGGCTCGGTGGCCGAGGCCATCGAGAAGACCGGGGCCGACGTCTCCGTGATCTTCGTCCCCCCGGCGCACACCAAGGGCGCCGTGATCGAGGCCGTCGACGCCGGCATCCCGCTGGCCGTCATCATCACCGAGGGCGTCCCGGTGGCCGACACCGCGGAGTTCTTCTCCTACGCGCAGGAGAAGGGCGTGCGGCTCATCGGCCCCAACTGCCCCGGCCTCATCAGCCCCGGCAAGTCGAACGTCGGCATCATCCCCGCCGACATCACGGGCCCCGGCAAGGTCGGCCTGGTGTCGAAGTCGGGCACGCTGACCTACCAGATGATGTACGAGCTGCGGGACTTCGGGTTCTCCACGGCCATCGGCATCGGCGGCGACCCGATCATCGGCACGACGCACATCGACGCGCTCGCCGCGTTCGAGCAGGACCCCGACACCGAGGTCATCGTCATGATCGGTGAGATCGGCGGTGACGCCGAGGAGCGCGCGGCGGCCTACATCGCCGAGCACGTGACCAAGCCGGTCGTCGGCTACGTCGCGGGCTTCACCGCGCCCGAGGGCAAGACGATGGGCCACGCCGGCGCCATCGTCTCCGGCTCGTCGGGCACCGCCCAGGCGAAGAAGGAGGCCCTCGAGGCCGCCGGCGTCAAGGTCGGCAAGACGCCGTCCGAGACCGCCCAGCTCGCGCGCGACATCCTCAGCGCCTGA
- the sucC gene encoding ADP-forming succinate--CoA ligase subunit beta: MDLFEYQARDIFEKHGVPVLGGIVATTPEEARAAAEQLLPPEGGVVVVKAQVKTGGRGKAGGVKIARSADEAAEKAGEILGMDIKGHTVHRVMIAAGAKIAQEFYFSLLLDRAERRYLAMASVEGGMEIEQLAVERPEALAKVAVDPQTGIDQAKADEIVAAAGFAPEIAAQVADVLQKLWLVYRDEDATLVEVNPLVLTEEGEIVALDGKVTLDENAGFRHPDHAALEDKAAADPLEARAKEKDLNYVKLDGEVGIIGNGAGLVMSTLDVVAYAGEAHGGVKPANFLDIGGGASAEVMAAGLDIILTDPQVKSVFVNVFGGITACDAVANGIVAALEILGDEASKPLVVRLDGNNVVEGRQILADAGHPLVTLAETMDGGADTAARLAHSAA; this comes from the coding sequence GTGGATCTGTTCGAGTACCAGGCACGTGACATCTTCGAGAAGCACGGCGTGCCCGTGCTCGGCGGCATCGTCGCCACGACGCCCGAGGAGGCGCGCGCGGCGGCCGAGCAGCTGCTCCCGCCCGAGGGCGGCGTCGTCGTGGTCAAGGCGCAGGTGAAGACCGGTGGCCGCGGCAAGGCGGGCGGCGTCAAGATCGCCCGGTCCGCCGACGAGGCCGCCGAGAAGGCCGGCGAGATCCTCGGCATGGACATCAAGGGCCACACCGTGCACCGCGTCATGATCGCGGCCGGTGCCAAGATCGCCCAGGAGTTCTACTTCTCCCTCCTGCTGGACCGCGCCGAGCGTCGCTACCTCGCGATGGCCTCGGTCGAGGGCGGCATGGAGATCGAGCAGCTCGCGGTGGAGCGCCCCGAGGCGCTCGCCAAGGTCGCGGTCGACCCGCAGACCGGCATCGACCAGGCCAAGGCCGACGAGATCGTCGCCGCCGCGGGCTTCGCGCCCGAGATCGCGGCCCAGGTCGCCGACGTGCTGCAGAAGCTGTGGCTCGTCTACCGCGACGAGGACGCGACGCTCGTCGAGGTGAACCCGCTGGTGCTCACCGAGGAGGGCGAGATCGTCGCCCTCGACGGCAAGGTCACGCTCGACGAGAACGCCGGCTTCCGCCACCCGGACCACGCGGCGCTCGAGGACAAGGCCGCCGCCGACCCGCTCGAGGCGCGCGCCAAGGAGAAGGACCTCAACTACGTCAAGCTCGACGGCGAGGTCGGCATCATCGGCAACGGTGCGGGCCTCGTCATGAGCACGCTCGACGTGGTCGCGTACGCCGGCGAGGCGCACGGCGGCGTCAAGCCCGCGAACTTCCTCGACATCGGTGGCGGCGCCTCGGCCGAGGTCATGGCCGCGGGCCTCGACATCATCCTGACGGACCCGCAGGTCAAGTCGGTCTTCGTCAACGTGTTCGGCGGCATCACCGCGTGCGACGCGGTCGCCAACGGCATCGTGGCGGCGCTCGAGATCCTCGGCGACGAGGCGTCCAAGCCGCTGGTCGTCCGGCTCGACGGCAACAACGTCGTGGAGGGTCGCCAGATCCTCGCCGACGCCGGCCACCCGCTCGTCACGCTCGCCGAGACGATGGACGGCGGCGCCGACACGGCTGCCCGCCTGGCGCACAGCGCCGCCTGA
- a CDS encoding nucleoside/nucleotide kinase family protein: protein MTEARTVVLRAVAAVLPDPRVLGRPVRVAVDGVDGAGKTTFADELAEVLRADGRSVLRASVDGFHRPAAQRYRRGRASPEGFFLDSYDLDALRRVLLDPLRADRGRPRRVRTAVHDVVTDADPGTPWVDVDDATIAVVDGIFLHRDELVDVWDLSIWLEVPFEVTYRRMAVRDGCPPDPDHDANTRYREGQRLYLAACGPAERAHVVVDNSDTTRPRVLRSP, encoded by the coding sequence GTGACCGAGGCCCGCACGGTGGTGCTGCGCGCGGTGGCGGCGGTGCTCCCCGACCCGCGCGTCCTCGGGCGTCCCGTGCGCGTGGCGGTCGACGGCGTCGACGGCGCGGGCAAGACGACCTTCGCGGACGAGCTCGCCGAGGTGCTCCGGGCCGACGGGCGGAGCGTGCTGCGCGCGTCCGTCGACGGGTTCCACCGGCCGGCCGCGCAGCGGTACCGGCGCGGGCGCGCGAGCCCGGAGGGGTTCTTCCTCGACTCGTACGACCTCGACGCGCTGCGGCGGGTGCTCCTCGACCCGCTGCGCGCCGACCGCGGCCGGCCGCGCCGGGTGCGGACCGCGGTGCACGACGTCGTGACGGACGCGGACCCCGGCACGCCGTGGGTCGACGTCGACGACGCCACGATCGCGGTCGTCGACGGGATCTTCCTGCACCGGGACGAGCTCGTCGACGTCTGGGACCTCTCGATCTGGCTCGAGGTGCCCTTCGAGGTCACCTACCGGCGGATGGCGGTGCGCGACGGCTGCCCGCCGGACCCGGACCACGACGCCAACACGCGGTACCGCGAGGGCCAGCGGCTGTACCTGGCAGCGTGCGGGCCGGCGGAGCGCGCGCACGTCGTCGTCGACAACTCGGACACCACCCGCCCCCGGGTCCTCCGCAGCCCCTGA
- the pcrA gene encoding DNA helicase PcrA translates to MTSLFESLALPVPGLPPTGAPDARAAVARSHAGESSGLPLVVPPRDDDAGPAAADAAARAAERAAADESRAAALLDGLNPQQRAAVLHTGGPLLIVAGAGSGKTRVLTHRIAYLLATHRARAGEILAITFTNKAAAEMRERVEHLVGPSAQRMWVSTFHSACVRILRREAATLGLRTSFSIYDQADSQRLLTLVARELELDPKRYPAKALGHKISALKDELVDPDAFAASNGGGRADEFDTVLAQVYTRYQQRLQQANALDFDDLIMRTVHLLQAFPQVAEHYRRRFRHILVDEYQDTNHAQYVLVRELAGVGAQDDDGVGRGELTVVGDADQSIYAFRGASIRNIMEFEADYPDATTILLEQNYRSTQTILSAANAVISRNSGRQAKRLWTDSGAGPQIVAYVADTEHEEARFVAEEIDRLGDAEGVRPGDVAIFYRANAQSRALEEVLVRVGLPYKVVGGTRFYERKEIKDAVAYLRAIANPDDDVSTRRILNVPKRGLGDRSESMVAAYAERERVSFGAALARVDEVPGLGTRALTGLRAFAAMLDGLRDLAASGAGPAQVLGAVLDRSGYLAELRASEDPQDGSRVENLAELHAVAAEFEQADPEGTLTDFLERVSLVADSDQIPVPDGADDGETAAAARDAGVVTLMTLHTAKGLEFPVVFLTGMEDGTFPHMRSLADPDQLAEERRLAYVGLTRARQRLYVSRAAVRTAWGVPNEFPPSRFLDDLPDELVDWRRRESSTSRLRGGWGSGFGAGGGTRGGTSWGERGGSGSSSGPVRSEKREPLPRTGASFGSATPRGSVPDLSVGDKVTHDAYGLGTVTALEGAGQNAVAKIDFGTTGEKRLLLRYSPVTKL, encoded by the coding sequence ATGACGTCGTTGTTCGAGAGCCTCGCCCTGCCCGTCCCCGGTCTGCCCCCTACCGGAGCGCCCGACGCGCGCGCCGCCGTCGCGCGCTCGCACGCGGGGGAGTCCTCCGGCCTGCCGCTGGTCGTCCCGCCGCGCGACGACGACGCGGGTCCCGCCGCCGCCGACGCCGCGGCGCGGGCCGCCGAGCGTGCCGCGGCCGACGAGAGCCGCGCCGCCGCGCTGCTCGACGGGCTCAACCCCCAGCAGCGCGCGGCCGTGCTGCACACGGGCGGTCCGCTGCTCATCGTGGCCGGCGCCGGTTCGGGCAAGACGCGCGTCCTGACCCACCGCATCGCGTACCTGCTCGCGACCCACCGCGCGCGGGCGGGGGAGATCCTCGCGATCACCTTCACCAACAAGGCCGCCGCCGAGATGCGCGAGCGGGTCGAGCACCTCGTCGGGCCGTCGGCGCAGCGCATGTGGGTCTCGACCTTCCACTCCGCGTGCGTGCGGATCCTGCGCCGCGAGGCCGCGACGCTCGGGCTGCGCACCAGCTTCTCGATCTACGACCAGGCCGACTCGCAGCGGCTGCTGACGCTCGTGGCGCGCGAGCTCGAGCTCGACCCCAAGCGCTACCCCGCCAAGGCGCTGGGCCACAAGATCTCCGCGCTCAAGGACGAGCTGGTCGACCCCGACGCGTTCGCCGCCAGCAACGGGGGAGGCCGGGCCGACGAGTTCGACACCGTCCTGGCGCAGGTCTACACGCGCTACCAGCAGCGCCTGCAGCAGGCCAACGCGCTGGACTTCGACGACCTCATCATGCGCACCGTGCACCTGCTGCAGGCGTTCCCGCAGGTGGCCGAGCACTACCGGCGCCGGTTCCGGCACATCCTGGTCGACGAGTACCAGGACACCAACCACGCGCAGTACGTGCTCGTGCGCGAGCTCGCGGGCGTCGGCGCGCAGGACGACGACGGCGTCGGGCGCGGCGAGCTGACGGTCGTCGGTGACGCCGACCAGTCGATCTACGCGTTCCGCGGCGCGTCGATCCGCAACATCATGGAGTTCGAGGCCGACTACCCGGACGCCACGACGATCCTGCTCGAGCAGAACTACCGCTCCACGCAGACGATCCTGTCGGCCGCCAACGCCGTCATCAGCAGGAACTCGGGACGTCAGGCCAAGCGGCTGTGGACCGACTCGGGCGCGGGCCCGCAGATCGTCGCGTACGTCGCGGACACCGAGCACGAGGAGGCGCGCTTCGTCGCCGAGGAGATCGACCGGCTCGGCGACGCCGAGGGCGTGCGCCCCGGTGACGTCGCGATCTTCTACCGCGCCAACGCGCAGTCGCGTGCGCTCGAGGAGGTGCTCGTCCGCGTCGGGCTGCCCTACAAGGTCGTCGGCGGCACGCGCTTCTACGAGCGCAAGGAGATCAAGGACGCGGTCGCCTACCTGCGGGCCATCGCCAACCCGGACGACGACGTGAGCACGCGCCGCATCCTCAACGTCCCCAAGCGAGGGCTGGGGGACCGCTCGGAGTCCATGGTCGCGGCGTACGCCGAGCGCGAGCGCGTGTCCTTCGGCGCGGCGCTGGCCCGCGTCGACGAGGTCCCGGGCCTGGGGACCCGGGCGCTGACCGGGCTGCGCGCGTTCGCCGCGATGCTCGACGGGCTGCGCGACCTCGCCGCGTCGGGTGCCGGGCCGGCCCAGGTGCTCGGTGCGGTGCTCGACCGCAGCGGCTACCTCGCCGAGCTGCGGGCCAGCGAGGACCCGCAGGACGGCTCGCGCGTCGAGAACCTCGCGGAGCTGCACGCCGTGGCGGCCGAGTTCGAGCAGGCCGACCCCGAGGGGACGCTCACCGACTTCCTCGAGCGTGTGTCGCTCGTCGCGGACTCCGACCAGATCCCCGTGCCCGACGGCGCCGACGACGGCGAGACCGCCGCCGCGGCACGCGACGCGGGCGTGGTCACCCTCATGACCCTGCACACGGCCAAGGGCCTGGAGTTCCCGGTCGTCTTCCTCACGGGCATGGAGGACGGCACCTTCCCGCACATGCGCTCGCTGGCCGACCCGGACCAGCTCGCCGAGGAGCGGCGCCTCGCCTACGTCGGCCTGACGCGCGCGCGGCAGCGCCTGTACGTCTCGCGCGCGGCCGTGCGGACGGCGTGGGGCGTGCCCAACGAGTTCCCGCCCAGCCGGTTCCTGGACGACCTCCCCGACGAGCTCGTCGACTGGCGGCGCCGGGAGTCCTCGACGTCGCGGCTGCGCGGCGGCTGGGGCTCGGGCTTCGGTGCCGGGGGCGGCACGCGCGGCGGCACGTCGTGGGGCGAGCGCGGCGGCTCCGGCTCGAGCAGCGGCCCCGTGCGCAGCGAGAAGCGCGAGCCGCTGCCCCGCACGGGTGCGTCGTTCGGTTCAGCGACGCCCCGCGGGTCGGTCCCGGACCTGTCCGTCGGCGACAAGGTCACGCACGACGCCTACGGACTCGGCACGGTGACCGCTCTCGAGGGCGCGGGGCAGAACGCCGTGGCCAAGATCGACTTCGGCACCACGGGCGAGAAGCGCCTGCTGCTGCGCTACTCGCCGGTCACCAAGCTCTAG
- a CDS encoding DUF456 domain-containing protein — translation MTIDWAAELDLLVTVLVVVGLVGVVVQVLPGAFLVGGAVTLWGALQGTGAGWAVAVAAVVLTAAGQVVKYLVAGRHLQRTGVRSSTLAWGGVAGVVGFFVVPVVGLFLFFVAAVFLVEWLRARDVATAWRATLRALQATGLTILVELATAMLVVGVWVVALLAR, via the coding sequence GTGACGATCGACTGGGCCGCCGAGCTCGACCTGCTCGTGACGGTCCTGGTCGTCGTCGGGCTGGTCGGCGTCGTCGTGCAGGTGCTGCCCGGCGCGTTCCTCGTGGGCGGTGCCGTGACCCTGTGGGGCGCGCTGCAGGGCACGGGGGCCGGGTGGGCCGTCGCGGTCGCGGCCGTCGTGCTGACCGCGGCCGGCCAGGTCGTGAAGTACCTGGTCGCGGGACGCCACCTGCAGCGCACGGGCGTGCGCAGCAGCACGCTCGCGTGGGGCGGGGTCGCGGGCGTCGTCGGGTTCTTCGTCGTGCCCGTCGTCGGGCTGTTCCTGTTCTTCGTCGCCGCGGTCTTCCTCGTCGAGTGGCTCCGGGCGCGGGACGTCGCGACGGCGTGGCGCGCGACCCTGCGCGCGCTGCAGGCCACCGGGCTGACGATCCTCGTCGAGCTCGCGACCGCCATGCTCGTCGTCGGCGTGTGGGTCGTGGCGCTCCTCGCGCGCTGA
- a CDS encoding LuxR C-terminal-related transcriptional regulator, which translates to MSEQVDVVLVDDHHMFRAGVKASLDGRVRVVGEAATVDEAVQVVHELKPPVVLLDVHLPGGDGGGGAEVVRRCVDVPGTRFLALSVSDAAEDVVAVIRVGARGYVTKNIDPQALSDAVLRVAGGDAVFSPRLAGFVLDAFGAAAGDVATGDDELDRLSAREREVMRLIARGYTYREVAAELFISVKTVETHVSAVLRKLQLSNRNELTRWAAARRLL; encoded by the coding sequence GTGAGCGAGCAGGTCGACGTGGTGCTGGTCGACGACCACCACATGTTCCGGGCGGGCGTGAAGGCGTCCCTCGACGGGCGGGTGCGCGTGGTCGGGGAGGCCGCGACCGTCGACGAGGCCGTCCAGGTGGTGCACGAGCTGAAGCCGCCGGTCGTGCTCCTGGACGTGCACCTGCCCGGGGGCGACGGCGGTGGCGGGGCCGAGGTCGTGCGGCGGTGCGTCGACGTGCCGGGCACCCGGTTCCTCGCGCTGTCGGTGTCGGACGCGGCCGAGGACGTCGTCGCGGTCATCCGCGTCGGCGCGCGCGGCTACGTCACCAAGAACATCGACCCGCAGGCGCTGTCCGACGCGGTGCTGCGGGTCGCGGGCGGCGACGCCGTGTTCTCGCCGCGGCTCGCGGGGTTCGTGCTCGACGCGTTCGGCGCGGCCGCGGGCGACGTCGCGACGGGCGACGACGAGCTGGACCGCCTGTCGGCGCGCGAGCGCGAGGTCATGCGGCTCATCGCGCGCGGCTACACCTACCGCGAGGTGGCGGCCGAGCTGTTCATCTCGGTGAAGACGGTCGAGACCCACGTCTCGGCGGTGCTGCGCAAGCTGCAGCTGTCGAACCGCAACGAGCTGACCCGGTGGGCGGCGGCGCGTCGGCTGCTGTGA